The following proteins come from a genomic window of Sorex araneus isolate mSorAra2 chromosome 1, mSorAra2.pri, whole genome shotgun sequence:
- the RPL37 gene encoding 60S ribosomal protein L37 encodes MTKGTSSFGKRRNKTHTLCRRCGSKAYHLQKSTCGKCGYPAKRKRKYNWSAKAKRRNTTGTGRMRHLKIVYRRFRHGFREGTTPKPKRAAVAASSSS; translated from the exons ATG ACGAAGGGGACGTCGTCGTTCGGGAAGCGTCGCAACAAGACGCACACGTTGTGCCGCCGCTGCGGCTCCAAGGCCTACCACCTGCAGAAGTCCACCTGCGGCAAGTGCGGCTACCCCGCCAAGCGCAAGAGGAAGT ATAACTGGAGTGCTAAGGCCAAGAGGAGGAACACCACCGGCACGGGTCGCATGAGGCACCTGAAAATTGTATACCGCAGATTCAG GCATGGATTCCGTGAGGGAACAACGCCCAAACCCAAGAGAGCAGCTGTTGCAGCATCCAGTTCATCTTAA
- the CARD6 gene encoding caspase recruitment domain-containing protein 6, with amino-acid sequence MAPGRAPSEFIERERKKLLELLQLDPDSVLDTLASRRLISEDEYEILEKISDPLKKTRKLLIVVQRKGEVNCQHFLQCLFSTFPEFATTWNLKHEFLKHENAEPNQCLKVPIKKIPENPEVTVPFSEKEYADLETLEYFMDNKTSNMETAWLSREKTKEYSSAKITLPHPDENIKYKVPAFIEYLQDGKRYEEPDDSLYLGKEEYLKSLGYSGDLETIVEGENYNNPESVISEEQEDSAYSETSGSSDEGPNEKSENKSLEEEEKNTEERKKVFQDILSHLTMDRNRKLLPDIVKQISLERGGRWAPQTPGDLVWNFLIKVQALDVTARDPSFRQKILDEDKEGEMLKEVENLAIQDLQTIDPLDVLCVSLLCSDCSLQREVMSNMYRCKFALPLLLPDAENNKSIFMLDALGAIMKESSEDSVRDSEQFLLLTRMPVISFVRLGYCSFSKSRILNALLSPTELKPPKVFLHRDLPSVMLPRRISDGLVEVVWCIPGRDPLKENPSFFPRPVAIANLRGDLNSWGTQFGFLMEVSSAVFIFADCLGEKEWNLLLFLENSIERCYFVLGPQARGSEDGQISQRILKLKSSQLLFWEEETGEAGKNIEGLQAALQEVMASSLRCVSLEDMALLARELGIQVDRDFDNVPGIQILPTENLTETVRTEGQPKLSSLKTSAEKPVKEPEVRQEVSPDLHNFHSVDTPHDDNASPLPAVIGGNWNKFSWKDSWVTGSHFWLGQKSKWFCPSPFQHKRDHSRGESLGTKCSQPQRFNSHERFLKFLRTAWGHHMNGIPGKSPRPISQHAQARTERPQSREALWRPGSGVSQREQFHSLGTQPIGAVGKPQSKQASTQGTQIIKGTRKSFTASSFNTYPHLQEEAIHNPVTPASLQEDRPNAQSGTSDKAVQMGSHPMSRGNVVTSSQLKSSHPKPSQVKHPQSNPSQLPPHPKLFQAKLTQLQSSQTKCSPPRVTLSKSLHGPASESKPSQPLSFPSVSSQPQSLQSRPQPQSSKAKISQPQSAQSKPSQPQTFPSNSSQSPSKQSKHSQPQFFQLKSSPPQSLQSKPSQLQSLPSKSAKPQPSQSKPSQPQGFQFNPSQPQSSQSKPSRPQSFQPKPSQPQSFQPKTSQPQSFQFNPSQPQSCQSKPSQPQSFQPKPSQSQSFQPKPSQPRTISQSKPSQLQFFAFKPSQPHPSQFKPSQMQYTQSTSSRPQSSQSKISQLHPSPYKLSQASQSKPQHQSSQYKFSHFHSPQSKPSHSYFSQCKPSPHKSAQAKSAWTSPSQAKAHYPRAGPKRIGKH; translated from the exons ATGGCTCCCGGGAGAGCTCCCTCAGAGTTCATTGAAAGAGAACGAAAAAAGTTACTTGAACTTCTCCAGCTTGATCCTGATTCCGTCTTAGATACCTTAGCCTCTCGCAGGCTGATTTCTGAGGACGAGTATGAAATTCTGGAGAAGATTTCAGATCCTCTGAAGAAAACTCGCAAGCTGCTCATTGTAgtacagagaaagggagaggtgaACTGTCAGCATTTTCTCCAGTGTTTGTTTAGTACTTTTCCAGAATTTGCGACCACTTGGAACTTAAAGCACG aatttttaaaacatgaaaatgcaGAGCCTAATCAATGTTTGAAAGTCCCGATTAAAAAAATTCCTGAGAATCCTGAAGTCACAGTGCCCTTCAGTGAAAAAGAATATGCGGATTTGGAAACGCTTGAGTATTTCATGGACAATAAAACTAGCAATATGGAAACTGCTTGGCTGTCAAGGGAAAAGACGAAGGAATACAGCTCAGCAAAAATCACATTGCCACATCCAGATGAGAATATTAAATACAAAGTTCCAGCCTTTATTGAGTATTTACAGGATGGAAAGAGGTACGAGGAGCCAGATGATTCCTTATACTTAGGAAAAGAGGAATATTTAAAATCTCTTGGGTACTCTGGAGACTTAGAAACCATTGTGGAAGGAGAGAATTATAACAACCCAGAGAGCGTCATTTCTGAAGAGCAAGAAGACTCTGCATATTCAGAAACCTCAGGGTCTTCTGATGAAGGACCGAATGAGAAGTCAGAAAACAAGTcattggaggaggaagagaaaaatacagaag agagaaagaaagtatttCAAGATATTCTGTCACATTTGACCATGGACCGAAACCGAAAGCTTCTTCCAGATATTGTTAAACAAATCTCCCTAGAGCGAGGAGGTAGGTGGGCACCTCAGACTCCGGGAGACTTGGTTTGGAATTTCCTGATAAAAGTTCAAGCACTGGATGTGACAGCCAGAGACCCAAGTTTCAGACAGAAGATTCTGGATGAGGACAAAGAGGGGGAAATGCTGAAGGAAGTAGAGAATTTGGCTATTCAAGATCTACAAACCATTGACCCCCTTGAtgtcctttgtgtgtctctgctaTGTTCAGACTGCTCTTTGCAACGTGAAGTCATGTCGAACATGTATCGGTGCAAGTTTGCTCTTCCCCTGCTACTGCCAGATGcagaaaataacaaaagcatCTTTATGTTAGATGCCCTGGGAGCCATTATGAAGGAGTCTTCAGAAGACTCTGTCAGAGATTCAGAACAGTTCCTCCTGCTCACAAGGATGCCTGTCATCTCTTTTGTGCGCTTAGGATATTGTAGCTTCTCCAAGTCCAGAATCCTCAACGCACTACTCAGCCCCACAGAACTGAAGCCACCTAAAGTCTTTCTCCATCGGGATTTGCCTTCTGTGATGCTTCCCCGGAGAATCTCTGATGGACTGGTTGAGGTAGTGTGGTGTATTCCTGGAAGGGATCCTCTAAAGGAAAACCCTAGTTTTTTCCCACGTCCTGTTGCAATAGCCAACCTTCGTGGAGATCTGAACAGTTGGGGGACACAGTTTGGTTTCTTGATGGAAGTTTCctcagctgtttttatttttgctgactGTTTAGGTGAGAAGGAATGGAACTTACTACTGTTTTTAGAAAATAGCATTGAAAGATGCTACTTTGTCCTGGGTCCCCAGGCCAGGGGGAGTGAAGATGGCCAGATTTCCCAGAGGATTCTGAAGTTGAAGTCATCACAACTACTATTTTGGGAGGAAGAAACTGGAGAGGCAGGGAAGAACATTGAGGGTCTTCAAGCTGCCCTCCAGGAAGTGATGGCCTCTTCACTCAGATGTGTATCCCTGGAAGACATGGCTTTGTTGGCCAGGGAATTGGGGATCCAGGTAGACCGAGATTTTGACAATGTTCCAGGGATTCAAATTCTTCCTACTGAAAACTTGACTGAAACAGTTCGAACTGAAGGACAACCAAAACTCAGTTCATTGAAAACATCAGCTGAAAAACCGGTAAAAGAACCTGAGGTTAGACAAGAGGTCAGCCCAGATCTTCACAATTTCCACTCAGTAGACACACCTCATGACGATAACGCCTCTCCTTTACCAGCTGTAATTGGAGGGAACTGGAACAAGTTTTCTTGGAAAGACTCCTGGGTCACCGGATCCCACTTTTGGTTAGGACAGAAGTCTAAGTGGTTCTGTCCTTCACCATTTCAGCATAAAAGGGACCATAGTCGAGGTGAAAGTTTGGGGACTAAATGCTCCCAACCACAGAGATTTAATTCACATGAAAGATTCTTAAAGTTTTTGAGAACTGCTTGGGGCCATCACATGAATGGAATACCTGGGAAGTCTCCAAGACCCATTTCTCAGCATGCCCAGGCCCGGACTGAGAGACCTCAGTCAAGGGAAGCTCTTTGGAGACCTGGGTCAGGGGTCTCCCAGAGAGAACAATTCCACTCTCTGGGTACCCAGCCAATAGGAGCAGTTGGGAAGCCACAGTCAAAGCAAGCCAGCACCCAGGGAACACAAATAATTAAGGGAACTAGAAAATCCTTTACAGCATCATCCTTTAATACATATCCTCACCTTCAGGAAGAAGCCATACACAATCCAGTAACACCTGCCTCTTTGCAAGAAGACAGGCCGAACGCACAGAGTGGGACTTCAGATAAAGCTGTCCAAATGGGGTCCCATCCTATGTCCAGAGGCAATGTTGTAACTAGTTCTCAGTTAAAATCCAGTCACCCTAAACCCTCTCAGGTCAAACACCCCCAGTCTAATCCCTCCCAACTTCCTCCTCACCCTAAACTCTTTCAAGCAAAATTAACTCAGCTCCAGTCCTCCCAAACGAAATGTTCTCCACCCAGAGTCACTCTGTCAAAGTCACTGCATGGCCCGGCCTCCGAGTCTAAGCCATCTCAGCCCCTGTCCTTCCCATCTGTGTCCTCTCAGCCCCAGTCCTTGCAATCTAGGCCTCAGCCCCAGTCCTCTAAAGCTAAGATTTCTCAGCCCCAATCCGCTCAGTCTAAACCCTCTCAGCCCCAGACCTTCCCATCGAACTCTTCTCAGTCCCCGTCGAAACAATCTAAGCACTCCCAGCCCCAGTTCTTCCAATTAAAATCATCTCCACCCCAGTCCCTCCAGTCTAAACCTTCTCAGCTCCAGTCTTTGCCGTCTAAATCAGCTAAGCCCCAACCCTCCCAATCTAAGCCCTCACAGCCCCAGGGGTTCCAATTTAACCCTTCTCAACCCCAATCATCCCAATCTAAGCCCTCTCGGCCCCAGTCCTTCCAACCAAAACCCTCTCAGCCCCAGTCCTTCCAACCAAAAACATCTCAGCCCCAGAGTTTCCAATTTAACCCTTCTCAACCCCAATCATGCCAATCTAAGCCCTCTCAGCCCCAGTCCTTCCAACCAAAACCCTCTCAGTCCCAGTCCTTCCAGCCAAAACCCTCTCAGCCCCGAACCATCTCTCAATCTAAGCCTTCTCAGCTCCAGTTCTTTGCATTTAAACCGTCCCAGCCCCACCCTTCCCAATTCAAACCTTCTCAAATGCAGTACACCCAATCAACGTCTTCTCGGCCCCAGTCCTCCCAATCTAAGATATCTCAGCTCCACCCCTCCCCATATAAACTTTCTCAGGCCTCCCAATCTAAACCTCAGCACCAGTCCTCCCAATATAAGTTTTCTCATTTCCACTCCCCCCAATCTAAGCCTTCACACTCCTACTTCTCCCAATGTAAGCCTTCTCCGCACAAATCCGCTCAAGCCAAGTCAGCGTGGACCAGTCCTTCACAGGCTAAGGCACACTACCCAAGAGCTGGGCCCAAGAGAATAGGGAAGCATTAA